A stretch of Bdellovibrionota bacterium DNA encodes these proteins:
- a CDS encoding rhomboid family intramembrane serine protease → MIPLRDENATSYVPIATILIITANIAVFAYQAYFGPRGFERYVFQLGLVPSALTGSAPLLGPRPMIAPWLTVGTSMFMHGGLMHLLMNMWFLWIFGDNIECALGRGRFLVFYLLCGIGAALVHAALTPTST, encoded by the coding sequence GTGATCCCCCTTCGGGACGAAAACGCGACGTCGTACGTACCCATCGCCACGATATTGATCATTACAGCGAACATCGCCGTCTTTGCGTATCAAGCTTATTTCGGTCCGCGAGGATTCGAGAGATACGTCTTTCAGCTCGGCCTTGTTCCGTCGGCGCTCACCGGATCGGCACCTCTTCTCGGACCCCGACCGATGATTGCGCCTTGGCTGACCGTCGGGACGAGCATGTTTATGCACGGTGGTTTGATGCATCTCCTGATGAATATGTGGTTTCTTTGGATTTTTGGAGACAACATCGAGTGCGCCCTGGGCCGGGGGCGCTTTCTCGTCTTCTATCTCCTTTGCGGCATCGGTGCGGCATTAGTGCATGCAGCGCTTACGCCTACCTCAACG
- a CDS encoding OmpA family protein — MSLLFPLRSGSVFKKTLAGTSVAALMALASCAEKDLHIGSMPKEDLCIAVLPFEVRYDAATTNELLSEFIALDLYRNGARGIVGPRDVDQLFRTAGEPLPPTIDPYWAAEIGRKLKVDGVIFGALSRIPIWRGTKADKDELQMNIDSYYLDAKTGEIRWVYGAKEVTPGDHFVARLGQHSDMMVKSLLSQHSDRSEFGKPDCWAKPEPKPLAVAPTPTPVPSLTENQKRILKELTAPNGLLIKAEAFSERSEQLSKEAVSILRDVGAALKSPEAPTNVRIAAHVDGTEDSASDLRLSKNRAEAIKDYLEKLGVEDRRMKAVGFGSTKPIVPNINRRSRMMNRRVELTVLPATETP, encoded by the coding sequence GTGAGTCTATTGTTCCCCTTGCGAAGCGGGAGTGTTTTTAAGAAGACCTTAGCCGGGACTTCGGTCGCTGCTCTTATGGCTCTGGCAAGTTGCGCAGAAAAGGACCTCCACATCGGATCGATGCCGAAGGAGGATCTCTGCATCGCCGTTCTGCCGTTTGAAGTGCGCTATGACGCAGCCACGACCAATGAATTGCTTTCGGAGTTCATCGCACTCGATCTTTACCGAAACGGTGCGCGAGGTATCGTGGGTCCTCGGGATGTGGATCAATTGTTTCGTACGGCGGGGGAGCCGCTTCCTCCGACGATTGACCCGTATTGGGCCGCGGAGATCGGGAGGAAATTGAAAGTGGACGGTGTAATTTTTGGCGCCCTGTCGCGAATTCCCATTTGGCGCGGAACGAAAGCGGACAAGGATGAACTCCAAATGAATATCGATTCCTATTACTTGGATGCAAAGACAGGCGAAATCCGTTGGGTTTACGGGGCCAAGGAGGTCACGCCGGGCGACCACTTCGTCGCTCGGCTCGGACAACATTCGGACATGATGGTTAAGTCCCTCCTCTCCCAGCATAGTGACCGGAGCGAGTTCGGAAAGCCGGACTGTTGGGCGAAGCCGGAACCGAAACCTCTTGCGGTTGCGCCCACTCCAACTCCCGTGCCTTCGCTCACCGAGAATCAGAAACGGATTCTAAAAGAACTCACGGCTCCAAACGGCCTCTTGATTAAAGCGGAAGCGTTCTCCGAGCGCTCGGAGCAGCTCAGCAAGGAGGCTGTGTCGATTCTTCGAGACGTCGGCGCGGCTTTGAAGTCGCCCGAAGCGCCTACGAACGTCCGGATTGCCGCGCATGTCGACGGAACGGAAGACAGTGCTTCCGACCTTCGGTTGTCCAAGAACCGAGCGGAAGCCATCAAGGACTATTTGGAGAAGTTAGGTGTGGAGGATCGTCGAATGAAGGCGGTCGGTTTCGGAAGTACCAAGCCGATTGTGCCGAACATCAATCGAAGAAGTCGGATGATGAACCGGCGCGTGGAACTTACGGTCCTGCCCGCCACGGAAACTCCGTGA